The following DNA comes from Bradyrhizobium sp. SK17.
CGTTGAGCACGCCGGGGCCGGGCACCACGCTGAACACGCCGGGCCTGCCCGAGGAGCGGGCATAGCCGAACGCCATGTAGCCGCAAGCCTGCTCGTGGCGAGCGCCGATCACCTTGAGCTGCGCCTGGTGGAACGCATCGAACAGGCCGTAGATCTGGGCGCCGGGCAGGCCGAACACGGTGTCGACGCCGTGGGCGACGAGGCCGTTGACGATCGCTTCGCCGCCGGATGTAGAGGTCATGGCACTGTCCACTTGCTTGCGAGGTTAGTTGGCTTCGTCGACGACGCTGTTGCGCAGCACGCCGACGCCTTCGGCCTCGACCTCGACGACATCACCGGGCTTCAGATAGCGCTGCGGATCGAATCGCGCACCCGCGCCGGTCGGCGTCCCCGTGACGATGATGTCGCCGGGAACCAGCGTCGTGAAGGTCGAGATGTAGTTGATGAGGTAGCGGAAGCCGAAGATCAAGCGCGAGGTGCGGTCGTCCTGCCTGAGTTCGCCGTTGACCTTGGTGGTCAGGCGGATATCGGCGATCTGCGCCTCGCTGGTGAAGGGCACGATCCAGGGGCCGAGGCTGCCGGTGGAATCGAAATTCTTGCCCTGGGTGACGTTGAACTTGGCGTGACGCACCCAGTCGCGGATGGTGCCTTCGTTGCAGAGCGTGATCGCGGCGACGTGATCGAGCGCGCTGCTTTCCGGGATGTGCCGGCCGGCCTTGCCGATCACCAGCACCAGCTCACCTTCATAGTCGAGTTGCGGCGAGGCCCGCGGGCGCACCACCGGCGTGTTGTGGCCGACGAAGGAGCGCGGCACGCGCAGGAACATGCTCGGATATTTCGGTGCGTCCGAGCCGTCCTTGTACTCGGCATTGCGGTCCGGATAGTTGACGCCGATGCAGATGATCTTCTCCGGCGCCGGGATCGGCGGCTGCCACGCCACCGCGTCGAGCGCGTGGTCGGGCGATCGCTTGGCGGCGTCCTCCACGAGCCGGGTCAATGCGCCGGCGGCGATCGCCTCGCGCAAGGTCGGATAGTCCTTGGCGAAACGTGACGAGAGATCGACGATGCCGCTGTCGGTGACGGCACCATATTGCGTGGCGCCGTTGACGGAGTAGGTGGCGAGGCGAGGGGCTGACATGAGCAATCCATTCATTGGTGTCGTCCCGGCGAATGCCGGGACCCATACGCCGCGGCCATCGGAATGGGTATGCGGCCAGACATTCGTTCAACAACTCAAGTCGGTGGTTATGGGTCCCGGCCTTCGCCGGGACGACGTTTCGAGAGGCGTGTATCAGTCCGCGACCAGCACGTCGGCGACGAAGCGCGGCTCGCGCACGGCTTGCCCCGCGAAGGTCGAGCCCTCTTCGAACCAGGAGCGCGGCGCCGGTGCGCCCCACAAGGTCTGACGGCGCGGATCGCGCAGCGACCAGCGCAGCGGCTCGTGGTCGTGATCGCCGGTGAAATAGTCGCTGGTGTAGAGCTCGATGCGATGGCCGTCGGGATCGCGGATGTAGAGGAAGAAGGCGTTGGAGATGCCGTGCCGGCCCGGGCCGCGCTCGATGTTGTTGAGGAAGCCGGACGAGGCCATCACGTCGCAGAGATGCACGATGTTCATCGCGGTCGGCACCCAATAGGCGATGTGATGCAGGCGCGGGCCACGGCCGTTGGTGATGGCGAAGTCGTGGACATTGCCCTTGCGGTGCATCCAGGCGGCGGCGATGCGGCCATTGTCGCCGTCCTCCTCGGCATATTCGGTGAGGCGGAAGCCGAGCCGCGCGTAGAAATCGACGGTGTCCTGCACCTCGGCGGCGAACACATTGAAATGGTCGAGCCGCTGCGGATGGCAGCCCTTGTAGAGATCGTAGCGCCGCAGCAAATGCGGGCGCTTCTCCATCGTGGCGTAGAGCTCGATCTGGAAGCCGAACGGATCGGTGAATTGCAGCGTGCGACCCTGGAACGGCTGGTCGACGAAGGCGTAGCTGATGCCGTTCTCGGAGCAGAAGGCGGCGGCCTTGTCGAGGTCGCCGTCATTGCCGACCTTGAAGCCGAGCCGGTTGCAGGCGGCCTTCGCCGCCTTGCGCAGCACCACCGAGTGATGCTGGTGCTCTTCGCTGGCGCGCAGATACACCGATCTGTCGTCGCGGTCCTCGATGTGGAGGCCGACGGTGTTCTCGTAGAAGGCGGCGCTCTTGTCCAGGTCCGTGACGTCGAGCACGGCGTGGCTGCAGCGGATGATGTTGAACGGCGGATCGAAGACGTGGGTCGGAGCGGGCATCGGTGTTTCCTCTGTCTGTCGTCATTCCGGGATGCGCCTCTTGGCGTAGGCCCGGAATCCATACCCACGATCGTGGTTATGGGTTCCGGGCTCGCCGCTACGCGTCGCCCCGGAATGACAGTTGTCGTTAGATTCCCAGTTTCTGAATCTTGTGCGTCCCGCGCGCGAGCGAGACGTGCTTGGTTTCCATGTAGAAGTCGAACGAGTAGTCGCCGCCGTCGCGGCCGATGCCTGACGACTTCATGCCGCCGAACGGGGTCGGCAGATGGCGGACGTTTTCCGAGTTGAGCCAGATCATGCCGGCTTCCAGCGCATCGGCGACACGCAGCGCGCGGCCCATCTCGCCGGTCCAGACATAGCCGGTCAGACCGTATTGCACGCCGTTGGCGATTTCGATGGCCTCAGCCTCGTCCTTGAACGGGATGACGGTCAGGAACGGCCCGAACACCTCTTCCTGCGCGACGCGCATGTTGGCGCTGGCGCCGGTGACCAGCGTCGGCTGCACATAATGGCCGCCGCCGGGGCCGTCATGCGGCTTGCCGCCGACCGCGATCGTCGCGCCGTCCTTCCTGGCGACGTCGAAATAGCTGCACACCTTGGCGAGATGCCGCTCATGGATCAGCGGCCCGATCTCGGTCGCGGGATCGAGCGGATGGCCGACCTTGAGCGCCTTGACGCGCGCCGTGAGCTTCTCGATGAAGCTGCCGGCAATGCTCTCCTGAACCAGCAGCCGGCTCGACGAGGTGCAGCGCTCGCCATTGAGCGAGTAGATCATGAACACGACGGCATCGAGCGCGCGGTCGAGATCGGCGTCGTCGAACACGATCACCGGGTTCTTGCCGCCGAGCTCGAAATGCACCCGCTTCAAGGTCGGCGCGCCCTGCGCCATGATTGCCGAGCCGGTCGAACTCTCGCCAACGAAGCCGATCGCCTTGATCGCGGGGTGCTCGGTCAGCGCCTTGCCGGCCTCTTCGCCGAAACCATGCACGGTGTTGAGCACGCCGTCGGGAAGACCGGCCTGCTTGGCGAGCTTGACCAGCATGTCGGCCGTCACCGGCGACCATTCCGCCGGCTTGTGCACCACGGTGCAGCCGGCGGCCAGCGCCGGCGCGATCTTCCAGGTCGAGAGCATGAACGGCGTGTTCCACGGCGTGATCACGCCGACCGGGCCGATCGGCACCCGGGTCGAGATGTTCCAGTGCTCGTCCGAAGGCGTGTTGAGGCCGTCGCGGGCCTCGCCGCATTTGTCGGCGAAGAAGCGGAAATTCTCCGCGGCGCGGATGGCGGCCTTGGCCATGAAGCGGTGCGCCTGACCGGTGTCGATGCATTCGAGCACGGCGATGTCGTCGGCGCGCTCCTCGATCGCATCGGCGACGCGGTGCAAAACCTTGCGGCGCTGCGCCGCCGGCATGTCGCGCCAGGCCTTGAACGCGTTGGACGCCGCGGTTGCCGCGCGGTCGATATCCGCGGCATTGCCGCGCGCGACCGTCGCCAGCACCGTGCCGTCGACGGGCGATTTCGTCTCGAAAGTCTGACCGGATGCCGCCGGCACGACCTTGCCGTCGATCACATTGCCGATGCCTTCGGCCTTCAGCTTCGCCAGCAGGGGACCGGCGCGATCGCGGTTGGCCTGGAACACATCGGCTGACGATTTCGCTGTCGCTTTATCCATTGACCGTCTCCACCTTCAATGCGTCGTGGATGTTGTTGCGTTTCCAGCTGGTTTCCTTGTCGTTGATCTGCATGTCGAACGACAGAGCGAACTTGCTGTTGGCGAATACCGGATCGAGATGGGCCGATAGCGCCTTGAAGATGTGCTCGCCCGCCTTCTTGCGGGCGGCGAGGTCACGGCCTTCGCCGAGCCGCAGCACCATGTCGAGGAAGCCGTAGGTCTTGCGGCCGTCGGCGATCGCGTAATGCTCGCATCTGATGGCGCGGACACGGATGCCGCCGAGCGGGAAGATGCCGGTCTCGACCGCGGCCCTGCGGACCAGTTCGACCGTCGCGCCCATGTCGACGAGGCCGTCGAGATTGGCCGAGTATTCAATCGTGAAATGCGGCATGCAGCGCTCCTGCTGATGGCGTCAAGCGAAGTAGCAGCTCACGGAACCATAAGGTCCGTAATCGGCCTGGATGGTGTCGCCCTTGCGGGTCTCGATCGGGCGGATGAACGAGCCCGCCAGCACGATTTGACCGGCCTCCAGCGCCAGCCCGTTGGGCGCGATCTTGTTGGCGAGCCACGCCACCGCGGTCGCCGGATGGTTCAACACGCCGGCGGCCAGACCGGTTTCCTCGAGCTGGCCGTTGCGGAAGCAGAGCGCGCCGATCCAGCGCAGATCGGCCTCCAGCGGTCGGATCGGCCGGCCGCCCAGCACGATGCCGGCATTGGCGGCATTGTCGGCGATGGTGTCGAAGATCTTTCGCGTTGCTTTGGTTTCCGGATCGACGCGTTCGACCCGGGTATCCAGGATTTCCAGCGCCGGCACCACGAAGTCGGTGGCGTTGAGCACGTCGAACAGCGTGCAGTTCGGTCCCGCCAGGCGATGCTTCATCACGAAGGCAAGCTCGGCCTCGACGCGGGTTGCGATGAAGCGATCGGTCGGCACCAGGCCGCCATCGGCAAAGAACATGTCGTCGAGCAGGATGCCGGAATCGGGCTCGTCGATGTTGAGCGCACTCTGCATCGCCTTCGAGGTCAGGCCGATCTTGTGGCCCTTGACGAGGCGGCCCTGCGCCACCTTCATCTCGACCCAGGCCTTCTGAATCGCGTAGGCATCCTCGAGGGTGATGCGGGGGTAGTCCAGCGAGAGCTGGCGGATCTGCTTGCGGGTCTTTTCCGCGGTGTCGAGCCGTTCGGCGGCAGCGCGGATATCGTCCTTGGAGAGGGCCATGCGTGATACACAAAAAGTGGATGTCGGGAGATGATTAACATGTTAAGTGAATTCCCGCAAACTGAATCAGGGCATGCTGCGCTGCAAAAGTTTGCGGTGGCGGATTAGGTCATGGCGCGCAAGAAATCGTCCGACGAGCTAGGGCCGAGGCAGGGTGACGAGGTGGCGTCGTCGCGACGTGGCCCGATGCGCGAATTCTCGCGCTCGCTGCCGATGTCGCTGCTGCGCGCCCGCGAGGCCGTGATGCGGCAATTCCGTCCGTCGCTGCGCAGTCACGGGCTGACCGAGCAGCAATGGCGGATCTTGCGTGCGCTGACCGCGGTCGAGGAGATCGAGGTCACCGAGCTCGCCCGCGTGGCGTTCCTGCTTGGCCCGAGCCTGTCGCGGATCCTGCGCGATCTCGAGGCGCGCGCCTTGATCGAGCGCAAGGCGGCCGAGACCGATGCACGGCGCGCGGTGGTTTCGATCTCTGCCAAGGGACTGAAGCTGATCGAGGCGGTGGCCCCGACGTCGGAGGCGATCTACGCCGAGATCACCCGGCGGTTCGGCGCCCGCAAGCTCGCGGAACTGCACGAAATGCTCGGCGCGCTGGAGGCCAGCCTCGCCGGAATGGCGGCTGCCGATGATGCCGAGGTCGAGGCCGATACGTAGCCGCGGTCCCGCGCGACAGGATGGCTAGACCATGTAGGGCACGCGCGAAATCGCGTTGATGGCGCGGAATTCGGCAATCCAGCGGGCAACTTTCGAATGCGACCATTCGATGTGACTGCGCAAGGTCGCAGCCGCCGCATCACCGTCGCGTGTGCGCAAGGCTTCGATGATCACCAGATGCTCGTCCATGAAGGAATCGATCTGCGGCGCGGTCAGAGCCACCTGAATGTGCTTGCCGATCACGAAGGAGCAGTGCGTGCGTTTCAGCGCCTCGATCATCTCGCGATTGCTGCCGTAGCCCAGGCACTGGATGTGGAGGTCGCCCTCGATCTCGTCGAGCTCCCCGACGCCGACGCCGCTGCGGAACTGAATCCCTTCGCGCAGCCGCTCCGCCATCCGGTCGAGCAGTGCGGCAGGAATCCTCGTCGTCGCCGATTTCAGCAGCAGCGGCTCGAGGGTCGCGCGGACCTCGAAGATGTCGCGGAGGCGATCTTCATCCAGGGGCACCACATACCAATGAGCCTTGGCGCCTTTCTCCAGGACTCCGATTGCCTGCGCACGTAGCAACAGGTTGCGCGCAACGGTGCGCCCGACCCGGAAGTGCCGCGCCAGCGCGAGCTCGCTGACCCGAAAGCGCCCGAACAGCGACCGGTAGATGATCTCGCGCTCGAGCTTGTAGTAGAGTGCATCCCAGGCATCGCTGCGCACCGCCTCGACCGGGCCATCGGTCAGCCCGAACATCTCCGGCGTGATCGGGACGCGGCGTGGTTCGGCGTTTCGCTTGCCGGCGATGACGCCGCGGCCGTCGAAGCGGTGCACCAGGCCGACATGCTCGAGCTGTTCGAACGCCTGTCGCACCGGCGAGCGGCTGGAGCCGAACAAGGTCGCGATCGCCGATTCCGAGAGAACCGTTCCGGGTGGAACGTCGCCGGCCCGGATGTGCTTTGCCAATGCGCTCTTGATCAGCGCGTAGGCCGGCTGCTTCCGTCTGGTCTGCGATTTCGCTCTTGGAATCGACATCGATGACTGCCCGTCGGTCACATTATCACGTGATCCCGTTCTGGTCGTTGGTAGCAGGCAATTACGCACCGTTGCCAGCGAACGTTTGGCTATTGCGTGCAATGTGCAATCATGTTTAGCTGGGAGTCAAACGCCAGATCGATGGCCGCCGTCACGCGTCCTGGACCACAGATCGACGCGTCAGCTCATCTCAACGCAGCCGACATGCAAGTTCGGCGCACCAAAGGGAGGATTGAATGAAACTGACGAGGCGTGAGTTTTCCGCCGGCTTGGCGGCAGGTCTCGCTGCTCCCGCGCTGATGCGCAGCGCCTGGGCGCAAGGAGCGACGATCAAGATCGGCATGTGCGTGCCGGTGACCGGACCGGCAGCGGAGCAGGGCCTGTGGGCCCAGAACGGCGCCAAGCTGGCGCTCGCCGCGGTCAACAAGGCCGGCGGCGTGCTCGGCAAGCAGGTCGAGCTCGTGATCGAAGACGACCAGACCACCAACCCGGGCATCGTGCTGGCCTTCTCCAAGCTCGCCGCGCAATCCGACATCGTTGCCTTCCTCGGCTCGATCCGCTCGACCCAGGTGCAGGCGATGGCGCCCGACGTGATCAAGGTCGGCAAGCCTGTGATGATCGGTGGCACCAATCCGGATCTCACCCATTCCGGCAATCCCTGGCTGTTCCGCTTCCGCCCGAATGACAATTACTCCGGCCGCGTGATCGCCGACTTCGGCGTCAACACGCTCGGCAAGAAGAAATGGGCGATCGTCCATTCCACCGACGCCTTCGGCACCGCGGGCGGCAAGGCGCTGACCGAGGCGCTGGCCAAGCTCGGTGCGCCGCCGGTGCTCGACCAGGGCTATGCCAACCAGAGCCAGGACTTCACCCCGGTCGTGCTGGCGGTGAAGCAGTCCGGTGCCGACGTGCTCGGTACCTACTTCACCTTCGAGAACGACCTCGGCATCTTCGCCCGGCAGCTGCGCCAGCTCGGCGTCAACATCCCCTGGGTCGGTTCGCCTTCGGTGGTGGCGGTGTCCTCGACCAAGCTCGCCGGCCCTGCGTTGTATGGCACCTATGGGGTCGCCGACTTCGCCGAGGACTCGAGCGACACGGCAAAGGCGTTCGGCAAGGCCTATCGCGATGCCTACAAGACCGCGCCCGATAACCAGAGCGCCTGGCCCTACGACGCAATCACCATCCTGTCGGCGGCGATCAACAAGGCTGGTTCGACCGATCCGAACAAGATCCGCGACGCCATCCTGGCGACGCAGAAATTCGCCGGCGCCGAAGGCGAGTACAATTTCGACAAGAATGGCGACGGTCTGCACGGCTACAACGTCGTGAAGAACGACAAGGGTAAGATCGTCTACGACAAGCACATCGACTTCAACGATTGATCGCGGCTCGGCCTCGCCGTCGCGCACGGTGAGGCCGGTCTCCTGCGTACAATGTACTGATCGAGCGCCTGCCATGGATCTGGTTCTCCAACTGCTGTTCACCGGAATCGGCATCGGCGCGGTCTACGCGCTGGTCGCGCTCGGTTTCGTGCTGATCTTCCGCGCCACCAATGTGGTGAACTTCGCGCAAGGCGAATTCTCGATGGTCGCCGCCTATCTGATGGTGGTCTGCGTCGAGCTCGGCCTGCCTTACTGGCTGTCGTTCGTGATCGCGCTCGCCGGCATGGCGCTGCTCGGCGTCATCTTCAATCTCGGCGTCTACTATCCGCTGCGCCACCGCACCTATCTGCCTGTCATCATCGCCACCATCGGCGCCTCGATCCTGCTGTCGAATTCGGTGCTCGCGATCTACGGCCCGCAGCCGCAGGTGTTGCAGGGCTGGTTCGATACGCCCGGCATCCAGCTCGGCCCGGTCTATCTCGACAGCCAGTATCTCTTGATCATCGGCGTCACGATCCTGCTGGTGCTGTTCAATTTCTGGTTCTTCGAGAAGACGCTGCTCGGCAAGAAGCTGCAAGCGACCTCGCAGGACAAGGAGATGGCCTCGCTGCTCGGCATCTCCGTCTCCACCATGATCATGATCACCTTCATCTACTCGGCCGTGCTCGGCGGTCTCGCCGGCATCCTGGTGGCGCCGGTGCTGTTCGTCTCGATCCAGATGGGCTCGACGATCGCGCTGAAGGCGTTCGCCGCCACCATCATCGGCGGCTTCGGCGACGTGGCCGGCGCGATCGTCGGCGGCCTCGCGCTCGGTGTCATCGAAACCTTCGGCGCCGCCTATATTTCCGTGCCGTACAAGGACGGCTTCGCCTTCCTGGTGCTGATCGCCTTCCTGGTATTCCGGCCGCAGGGCATCTTCGGCGAACGCGTCGCGGAGAAAGCATGAGCGCCAGCGACAACATGATCCCGGCGCCCGCCGTGCGCACGAAACCGCTGATCATCCGTCATCTGCCGTATTTCATCGCCGCCGCGGTGCTGGTAGCGCTCGCCGCCGGCATGCAATTCGACGGCTACATCCTCAACATCCTGCTCCAGGCCACGACGTTTTCGATCGCGGTGTTCGGGCTTTCGGTCGTGCTCGGCCTGTGCGGTCAGATCAACCTGGCGCAGGCGGCGTTCTTCGGCTTCGGCGCCTATGCCGTCGGCCTCGGGACTGCCGACCTGCATCTGAACTTCTGGCTCTGCCTGGTTGGCGCCTGCGCGATCACGCTGGTGGCCGGCGCATTCCTCGGCATGTCGACCTTGCGGCTCGGCGGGCATTACCTTGCGATGGTGACGATCTCGTTCCAGCAGATCGTGACACTGGTCATGATCAACGCGGTCGGCGTGACCCACGGACCGGACGGCGTCGCCAACATTCGCCGGCCCGAGCTGTTCCAATCGTCGCAGAGCTATCTCGCCTTCTGTGTCGCGATGCTCGCGATCGTCGGCTACCTGGTCTGGCATCTGCCCGACACCAAGCTCGGCCGTGCGATGCGCGCGGTGCGCGACAACGAGCTTGCGGCCGGCGTCAACGGCATCGACGTGTTCCGCACCAAGGTCTCCGCCTTTGCGGTGTGCGCGGTGCTCGGTGGCCTCGCGGGCGGCCTGTTCGCCGGCGGCTTCGCTTATGTCAGTCCTGACCAGTTCTCGTTCGCGGAATCGATCCAGTTCCTGACCATGTCGCTGCTCGGTGGCGTGGCCTCGCCGATCGGCTCGGTGATCGGCACCGGCCTGCTGATCCTGATCCCGGAATGGCTGCGCTTCCTGAAGAGCGTGCCCGGCCTCTATCTTGCGATCTACGGCCTGTCGGTGATCCTGATCATCCGCTTCATGCCGGATGGCATCTGGGGCTTCGTATCTGACGCCTTCACGCGCTGGCGTGCACACACCGGGGCGCCGCCCGTTGCCGGAGCGCTCCTGCTCAAGCCCGCGACCACTGGCGGCGACATCGTGCTCGAGGTCACCGGGCTCTCGAAGCATTTCGGCGGCCTCAAGGCGGTCGACGGCGTCGACATCGCGGTGAAGCGCGGCAGCGTGCACGCGCTGATCGGACCCAACGGCTCCGGCAAGACCACGACGCTCAACGTGCTGTCCGGCCTCTACAAGGCGACATCGGGCAGGATCGTGCTTGACGGCACCGACATCACCAACATGGCGCCGCATCAGCGCACCGCCGCGGGTCTTGGACGTACCTTCCAGAACATCCGTTTGTTCCGCTCGATGACGGCGCTGGAAAACGTCGAGATCGGCGCCGAGCGTCCCGGCAACACCATGATCGGGAAGGGCGACGACGCGCTGACCGAACGCGCGATGGAGGCGCTGACCTTCGTCGGCCTCGGCAACCGCGCCAACCAATTGATCTCGAGCTTCTCCTACGGCCATCAGCGCCTGATCGAGATCGCGCGGGCGCTGGCCTCGAACCCGACCTTGCTGCTGCTCGATGAGCCGGCCGCCGGCCTCAACTCGACCGAGAAGCTCGAACTGCATGAGCTGCTGAAGCGCATCGCCGCACAGGGCCTCACCATCCTGATCATCGATCACGATATGACGCTGGTCTCCGAAGCCGCCCAACACATCACCGTGCTGAACTTCGGGCGCCGCATCGCGGACGGCGAATCGATGGCGGTGCTGCGCCATCCCGACGTCGTCTCCGCCTATCTCGGGAGCGAATGATGCCGCTGCTCGAAATCCGCAATCTGGTGGTCCGCTACGGCGAGATCGAGGCGCTGCGCGGCGTCACCATCGCCGTGGAGCAGGGGCAGGTGGTCACGCTGCTCGGCGCCAACGGCGCCGGCAAGTCGACCACGCTGCGCGCCATCTCCGGCCTCGCCAAGCCGGCCTCCGGCGACATCCTGTTCGACGGTCATTCGATCGCAGGCCTCGGGCCGGAAGCGATCGTCAGGCTCGGCATCTCGCATGTGCCGGAAGGCCGCCGCGTTTTCCCGGGCCTCACGGTGAAAGAGAACATCATGCTCGGTGCGTCGAACCGCAAGGTCTCGGCGTCGCAGATCTCGCGCGAGGCCGACGCGATGTTCGATTTGTTTCCGGACATTCGCGCCTTCTCCAATGCGCTCGGCTGGACGCTGTCCGGCGGCCAGTTGCAGATGGTTGCGGTCGCGCGCGGCCTGATGGCCAAGCCGCGGCTGCTGTTGCTCGACGAGCCGTCGCTCGGGCTCGCGCCCGTCATCGTGCAGGCGGTGTTCCGCATCATTTCGCAGATCAGGCAGGACACCACGGTCTTGCTCGTCGAGCAAAATGCGCGCATGGGACTTTCGGTCGCCGATCACGGCTTCGTCCTGGAAACAGGGCGGATCGTGCTGGGCGGCAAGCCCGACGAATTGTGGGGCAACGAAGCCATCGCCGCCGCTTATCTCGGCGGCCACGCCA
Coding sequences within:
- a CDS encoding ABC transporter ATP-binding protein — its product is MPLLEIRNLVVRYGEIEALRGVTIAVEQGQVVTLLGANGAGKSTTLRAISGLAKPASGDILFDGHSIAGLGPEAIVRLGISHVPEGRRVFPGLTVKENIMLGASNRKVSASQISREADAMFDLFPDIRAFSNALGWTLSGGQLQMVAVARGLMAKPRLLLLDEPSLGLAPVIVQAVFRIISQIRQDTTVLLVEQNARMGLSVADHGFVLETGRIVLGGKPDELWGNEAIAAAYLGGHAKTHA